A single genomic interval of Notamacropus eugenii isolate mMacEug1 chromosome 2 unlocalized genomic scaffold, mMacEug1.pri_v2 SUPER_2_unloc_1, whole genome shotgun sequence harbors:
- the LOC140516894 gene encoding olfactory receptor class A-like protein 1: protein MISTEPIFGVAFFFQSAIGLVGNSLLLMLYVCISFKKPQQKKPMDLILAHLTLANMVTFFTKGIPEIMFCFGMRHFLDDVGCKALMYIYRVARGLSVCTTSLLSILQVLIISPRTSVLVSIKVGVPRYISHYFLFCWVTNAMIYIPVITSTEAIKNVTVSRYLYVSHIFMIREGNESKPPHLFLFGIIFHDFIFHVLMGLSSTHMVLLLYRHSKQVQHIYSSSHSPKSFREIKATQTILLLVTCFVSFYWINNCILIYESARFEKDAKWETIGSFFGGCFPAISPLLLIVRENRIPKPYCIPGKAQSSQKDFMDVLVNS, encoded by the coding sequence ATGATATCTACTGAACCGATCTTTGGTGTGGCATTCTTCTTTCAAAGTGCCATTGGTTTGGTAGGGAATTCACTGCTTCTCATGCTCTATGTCTGTATCTCCTTCAAAAAACCTCAACAGAAGAAGCCAATGGATTTGATTCTTGCTCATTTGACTTTGGCCAATATGGTAACATTTTTTACCAAAGGAATCCCAgaaattatgttttgttttgggatgAGACATTTTCTTGATGATGTAGGGTGTAAGGCACTCATGTACATTTACAGAGTTGCAAGGGGACTTTCTGTCTGCACAACAAGCCTTCTGAGTATATTGCAGGTTCTCATTATCAGCCCGAGGACCTCTGTATTGGTAAGCATCAAAGTTGGAGTGCCcagatatatttcacattatttcctcttttgctGGGTCACCAATGCAATGATCTACATCCCTGTAATTACATCCACTGAAGCAATCAAAAATGTCACAGTTTCTCGGTATCTTTATGTTTCACATATTTTCATGATAAGAGAGGGGAACGAAAGTAAACCTCCTCACCTATTTCTGTTTGGTATAATTTTCCATGACTTTATCTTTCACGTCCTTATGGGTTTGTCCAGTACCCACATGGTGCTTCTCCTGTATAGACATAGCAAGCAGGTGCAACACATTTATAGTAGCAGTCATTCCCCTAAATCCTTCCGTGAGATCAAAGCCACACAAACCATCCTCTTGCTTGTGACCTGTTTTGTTTCATTCTACTGGATCAACAACTGTATCCTCATATATGAAAGTGCTAGATTTGAAAAAGATGCGAAGTGGGAAACTATTGGAAGCTTTTTTGGTGGTTGTTTCCCTGCCATCTCTCCCTTATTGCTGATTGTCCGTGAGAATCGCATCCCAAAGCCTTATTGTATACCTGGAAAGGCACAAAGTTCTCAAAAAGATTTTATGGATGTATTAGTCAACTCATGA